One genomic region from Quercus robur chromosome 4, dhQueRobu3.1, whole genome shotgun sequence encodes:
- the LOC126721441 gene encoding uncharacterized protein LOC126721441 — protein sequence MSSSQSLKNIDINVYFGGPLYNPEGIDGFPFRGEGIECYYMMLRRKLKTLTDLKRKIMDELKLNPAWYDIKIIYRYPQEVLHERINYGYMAIKEDKHVKMMFNRIQKMSQVNAAELYVSLEASVDNSTEVVQETSTALQFTTLDNGCTTMGGYAMGGYTLPSQDYVANTGETLYSQETHLEEEDEDEDEDHAANDNINNDDMDQYEERIEQGDFENDVDEHEVVPNFEEENMEYHDEGDADDDDIGVQHDTDTTIGYRAPADSFYANTWEDMVDPSLLQIPFLCTWQDGMHFCKGLTFANKAAVKRALIIYAAKDNRNFSIQRSSTTQLCAACVDDNCKWYVGAYMKSKLNGLWMVTSYVGPHSCIPFGLRRDGRMMDSNFVASEIVGRLRKKHTATIDELWEIIRTKYDHELSYYKVWDVKQKAIAKIFGDWEESYQRLRKLLLAYLDQDSGTQYSYHTIPKPLEGTTLLRYVYWAFAPCIAAFQYCRPVISIDGTHLYGKYKGVLMIAMATDANQKVLPIAFAVVDKESGASWGWFLECLRTSIERVIENKDICIISDRHKGIKCAIREWPRGQDGRERVYHRYCLRHVASNFSTHFDNPTLKALALKAGYATHDAKFVSIMQTIKEAEINLLRGVDPTDRWIIRYMPYTYLISEDVDKWIQSHDGGRRYGAMTTNISECFNGVLKATRGLPIAAMVEFTFFKLIAYFHDRHKQITSDLSRGKVWSDYVMEIYNKNEQKIAGHTLRNYNHAEGIYQVVTPYNDHRARGGNHSHDVRIFDRTCGCGKWQNLKIPCSHAIKVLKGLHLDAPSYIDPCYSLNNAILTYSHNFVVPKSESLWTDVRRPRWVPDPQLLRAKGRPTMSRIRNEMDGVRRERGSQREDPELREIQPRQRCRVCHQEGHNRRCCPNSHGASTSGSAMN from the exons ATGTCAA GTTCACAATCTTTGAAGAATATTGACATAAATGTATACTTCGGTGGACCCCTTTACAATCCTGAAGGGATTGACGGATTTCCATTTAGAGGGGAGGGTATTGAATGCTACTACATGATGTTACGTCGTAAGTTGAAGACGTTGActgatttgaagaggaaaataatggACGAATTGAAATTGAACCCTGCTTGGTATGACATCAAGATTATTTATCGTTACCCACAAGAAGTTCTTCATGAACGGATAAATTACGGGTATATGGCGATTAAAGAAGATAAACATGTAAAGATGATGTTTAATAGGATCCAGAAAATGTCCCAAGTAAATGCTGCTGAGTTGTATGTAAGTTTGGAGGCGAGTGTAGACAACAGTACTGAGGTGGTGCAAGAAACATCTACGGCTTTACAATTTACAACCCTAGATAATGGATGCACTACAATGGGAGGGTATGCAATGGGAGGTTATACACTCCCATCTCAAGATTATGTTGCAAATACTGGTGAAACCCTCTACTCTCAAGAGACACATTTAGAggaggaagacgaagacgaagacgaagatcaTGCTGCGAATGATAACATAAATAATGATGATATGGATCAGTACGAAGAGAGGATTGAGCAAGGTGACTTTGAGAACGATGTGGATGAGCATGAAGTCGTTCCtaattttgaagaggaaaatatggagtaccatgatgaaggtgatgcagatgatgatgatattggtGTCCAGCATGATACAGATACGACCATTGGCTACAGAGCTCCTGCGGACTCATTCTACGCAAATACTTGGGAAGATATGGTTGATCCTTCACTTCTTCAGATAccatttctttgtacttggcaagatgggatgcatttttgtaaagggttgacttttgcaaataaagCTGCGGTGAAGCGTGCATTGATAATATACGCAGCAAAGGATAATAGAAATTTCTCCATCCAAAGGTCGAGCACAACTCAATTGTGCGCCGCATGCGTTGACGACAACTGCAAGTGGTACGTTGGGGCATACATGAAGTCTAAATTGAATGGTCTGTGGATGGTCACGTCTTATGTGGGTCCACACAGTTGTATACCCTTTGGGCTGCGAAGAGACGGTAGAATGAtggattctaattttgttgcatCAGAAATTGTGGGAAGATTGCGAAAAAAGCACACTGCTACTATTGATGAGCTTTGGGAGATCATACGTACTAAGTATGATCATgagctttcttactataaagTATGGGACgtaaaacaaaaggcaattgcTAAGATTTTTGGGGATTGGGAGGAGTCTTACCAAAGGTTGCGAAAGTTGTTGTTGGCATACTTGGATCAGGATTCGGGTACCCAGTATAGCTATCACACCATACCTAAGCCATTAGAAGGTACTACGTTACTGCGCTATGTATATTGGGCATTCGCTCCATGCATTGCTGCATTCCAGTATTGCAGGCCAGTGATCAGTATTGATGGAACTCATTTATATGGTAAATACAAAGGGGTATTGATGATTGCAATGGCAACAGATGCTAATCAAAAGGTTTTGCCTATCGCCTTTGCTGTTGTGGATAAGGAGTCAGGGGCtagttgggggtggtttttAGAGTGTCTCAGGACTTCGATAGAGCGTGTTATTGAAAACAAGGACATTTGCATTATTTCTGACCGACATAAAGGTATCAAATGCGCCATTCGAGAGTGGCCTAGAGGGCAAGACGGAAGAGAACGGGTATATCATcgatattgccttcgacatgttgctagcaacttcagCACACACTTTGATAACCCGACTCTAAAGGCATTGGCCTTGAAAGCTGGATATGCGACTCATGATGCTAAATTTGTGTCCATAATGCAAACCATTAAGGAGGCCGAGATTAATTTACTGAGGGGTGTAGACCCTACTGATCGCTGGATTATACGTTATATGCCATACACATATCTAATAAGTGAGGATGTAGACAAATGGATCCAGTCACATGATGGTGGAAGACGTTacggggcaatgacaaccaatatcTCTGAGTGCTTTAATGGGGTTCTTAAAGCTACCCGCGGTTTGCCCATTGCTGCAATGGTTGAGTtcactttttttaaacttattgcATATTTCCACGATCGACATAAACAAATTACTTCTGATCTCTCTCGAGGTAAGGTGTGGAGTGATTATGTAATGGAGATCTATAACAAAAATGAGCAGAAAATTGCAGGACACACTCTGAGGAATTATAATCATGCAGAGGGTATATATCAAGTGGTTACCCCGTATAACGACCATAGAGCTAGAGGGGGAAATCACAGTCATGATGTGCGCATATTTGATAGAACATGTGGTTGTGGAAAGTGGCAAAACTTGaagatcccttgttcacatgcaattaaagttCTTAAAGGTCTGCATCTCGATGCGCCCAGCTATATTGACCCATGTTACAGTCTGAACAACGCCATTCTCACATATTCACATAattttgtggtgccaaagtcAGAGTCATTATGGACAGACGTTCGCAGACCACGGTGGGTGCCTGACCCACAATTGTTGCGGGCCAAAGGTCGTCCTACAATGTCAAgaataaggaatgaaatggatggGGTACGGCGAGAACGGGGAAGCCAGAGGGAAGATCCAGAGTTGAGGGAGATTCAACCGAGGCAACGATGTAGAGTGTGTCATCAAGAGGGGCATAACCGTAGATGCTGTCCCAATTCCCATGGGGCTTCGACAAGTGGTAGTGCTATGAACTAG